In Belonocnema kinseyi isolate 2016_QV_RU_SX_M_011 chromosome 4, B_treatae_v1, whole genome shotgun sequence, a single window of DNA contains:
- the LOC117171581 gene encoding protein FRA10AC1 produces the protein MFSANMYLSAYDRHKKIINDYLLLRNGSLSDFKRDTSRDKTDLDVIRENHKFLWNEEDEPETWESRLAKKYYDKLFKEYCISDLTYFKYNKIALRWRTEKEVITGKGQFECGSKKCTIKDGLRSWEVNFAYEEDGEKKNALVKLRLCPECSIKLNYRSQKREVKRRKALKRLGKSSTSKEISGSSSDQEIEIKDEPESEAEPASTEEQVAADVESEIWREKPSEDEEKTREQEFEEYLADLFL, from the exons ATGTTTTCTGCCAACATGTATTTATCTGCATATGATAGACATAAAAAAATCATCAACGATTATCTTCTACTCCGAAATGGTTCCTTGAGCGACTTCAAACGCGACAC GTCTCGGGATAAAACGGACTTAGATGTGATCAgagaaaatcacaaatttttatgGAACGAAGAGGATGAACCTGAAACTTGGGAATCACGTCTGGCCAAAAAGTATTATGACAAATTGTTCAAGGAGTACTGCATTTCTGACCTGACATACTTTAAATATAATAAg ATTGCTCTTAGATGGAGAACAGAAAAAGAAGTAATCACAGGCAAGGGTCAGTTTGAATGTGGGAGCAAAAAGTGTACCATAAAGGACGGTCTTCGTTCTTGGGAAGTGAATTTTGCTTACGAGGAGGATGGAGAAAAAAAGAACGCCTTggttaaattaa gatTATGCCCTGAGTGTTCCATAAAGTTGAACTATCGTTCTCAAAAACGAGAGGTCAAAAGAAGAAAAGCCCTGAAGCGTTTGGGTAAAAGTTCGACATCGAAAGAAATTTCTGGTTCATCAAGTGATCAAGAAATCGAGATAAAAGATGAACCAGAGAGCGAAGCAGAGCCAGCCTCAACAGAAGAACAAGTAGCAGCAGATGTTGAATCCGAAATTTGGAGAGAGAAGCCATCAGAGGACGAAGAAAAGACAAGAGAGCAAGAATTCGAAGAATATTTGGCGGATttgtttttatga